Proteins encoded by one window of Elaeis guineensis isolate ETL-2024a chromosome 12, EG11, whole genome shotgun sequence:
- the LOC105033487 gene encoding beta-fructofuranosidase 1 encodes MDGRHLESSTLLPIAYVPIPSSAAGHHPSRCRTNARLLALALAAFCLLALAAFLSGDRTSPPPPTSSSSSSSSRVAFRPASRGPSDGVSEKTSGAFPTLLSASPSYPWTNAMLQWQRTGFHFQPPKNWMNDPNGPMWYKGWYHLFYQYNPDSAVWGNIAWGHAVSRDLVHWDHLPLAMVPDRWYDHSGVWTGSATILPTGQIIMLYTGSTNESVQVQNLAVPADPADPLLKTWVKSDSNPVLAPPPGIGARDFRDPTTAWYDPSDDTWRIAIGSKDGSHAGIVIVYKTRDFARYELVPGVLHRVPGTGMWECVDFFPVAVEEGPAAVEGMDTSAAGDGVRHVLKASRDNDRQDYYAIGTYNAVTNTWRPEDEGMDVGIGLQYDWGNFYASKTFYDPEKRRRVLWGWIGETDSERTDLLKGWASLQAIPRTVLFDTKTKSNLLQWPVEEVEKLRMSSKNFSMITIDAGSVFPINITGGTQLDIEAEFEIEKAALATAVEADVGYNCSTSSGATDRGMLGPFGLLVLANGRLSEKTAVYFYIARGTDGNLHTHFCHDELRSSSASDIVKRVVGSTVPVLDGERLSVRILVDHSIVESFAQGGRTCITSRVYPTEAIYNAAKVFLFNNATSASVTAKSLTIWKMNSTFSDPYTTQA; translated from the exons ATGGACGGCCGCCACCTCGAATCCTCCACCCTGCTCCCCATAGCCTACGTCCCCATCCCCTCCAGCGCCGCCGGCCACCACCCCTCTCGGTGCCGGACCAACGCCCGCCTCCTTGCCCTCGCCTTGGCCGCCTTCTGCCTCCTCGCCCTCGCCGCCTTCCTCTCCGGCGACCGTACCTCCCCCCCTCcccccacctcctcctcctcctcctcctcctctcgtgTCGCATTTCGCCCTGCCTCCCGCGGCCCCTCCGATGGCGTCTCCGAGAAGACGTCCGGCGCCTTCCCCACCCTCCTCTCCGCCTCCCCTTCCTACCCCTGGACCAATGCCATGCTCCAGTGGCAGCGCACCGGCTTCCATTTCCAGCCTCCCAAGAACTGGATGAACG ATCCCAACG GACCCATGTGGTACAAGGGGTggtatcatttgttctaccagtACAACCCGGACTCCGCGGTGTGGGGGAACATCGCGTGGGGACACGCCGTGTCACGTGACCTCGTCCACTGGGACCACCTCCCCCTCGCCATGGTCCCCGACCGCTGGTACGACCACAGCGGCGTCTGGACCGGCTCCGCCACCATCCTCCCGACCGGCCAAATCATCATGCTCTACACCGGCTCGACCAACGAGTCGGTCCAGGTCCAGAACCTGGCCGTCCCTGCCGACCCGGCCGACCCGCTGCTGAAAACCTGGGTCAAGTCCGACTCCAACCCGGTCCTCGCCCCCCCGCCCGGGATCGGTGCCAGGGACTTTCGCGATCCAACCACCGCCTGGTACGACCCCTCGGACGACACCTGGAGGATCGCCATCGGGTCCAAAGACGGGTCGCACGCCGGTATCGTGATTGTTTACAAGACCCGGGATTTCGCCCGCTACGAGCTCGTGCCGGGGGTGTTGCATAGGGTGCCGGGGACCGGGATGTGGGAGTGCGTGGATTTTTTCCCGGTGGCGGTGGAGGAGGGGCCGGCGGCGGTGGAGGGGATGGACACGTCGGCGGCGGGGGACGGGGTGAGGCACGTGCTGAAGGCGAGCAGGGACAACGACCGGCAAGACTACTACGCGATCGGGACATACAACGCGGTGACGAACACGTGGCGGCCGGAGGACGAAGGGATGGACGTGGGGATCGGACTGCAGTACGACTGGGGGAATTTCTACGCGTCCAAGACGTTCTACGACCCAGAGAAGCGGAGGAGAGTGCTGTGGGGTTGGATCGGCGAGACCGACAGCGAAAGGACCGATCTTTTGAAGGGATGGGCGTCGCTTCAG GCCATCCCCCGGACGGTGCTCTTTGATACCAAAACCAAAAGCAACCTGCTCCAATGGCCTGTGGAGGAGGTGGAGAAATTAAGGATGAGCAGCAAGAACTTCAGCATGATCACAATTGATGCTGGATCAGTGTTCCCCATCAACATCACCGGAGGCACGCAG TTAGATATAGAGGCTGAATTTGAGATTGAGAAGGCCGCATTGGCAACGGCCGTCGAGGCCGATGTAGGGTATAACTGCAGCACGAGCAGTGGAGCGACCGATAGGGGCATGCTTGGGCCATTTGGTTTGCTCGTCTTGGCTAATGGCAGGCTATCAGAGAAGACTGCAGTGTACTTCTACATTGCAAGGGGAACCGATGGCAATCTTCACACTCACTTCTGCCATGATGAATTAAG GTCATCCAGTGCAAGTGACATTGTCAAGAGAGTAGTTGGCAGCACTGTCCCGGTGCTTGATGGTGAAAGGTTGTCAGTGAGAATACTG GTTGATCACTCCATTGTTGAGAGCTTTGCACAAGGGGGAAGAACATGCATCACTTCTCGTGTCTACCCAACTGAAGCAATCTACAATGCGGCAAAAGTCTTCCTATTCAACAATGCCACCAGTGCTTCTGTGACTGCCAAATCTCTCACAATATGGAAGATGAACTCCACATTCAGTGACCCCTACACCACCCAAGCTTAG